From the Gemmatimonadota bacterium genome, the window CCGTCTATGACGCGATAGCCCTGGGATGGCGTCTGAAATGGAACTGACGGTTCTCGCGCCGGACCCTCTTCTGCTCCTGTGCGCGGTGGTGCTGGACGGCATCCTGGGGGATCCGGTCTACCGGTGGCACCCGGTGCGCCTGATGGGCCATACACTCACGGGCATTGAGCGCATGCTCCGCAGGATCGGACTGGACGGGTACGCGGGCGGGTGCCTGCTGTTCCTGGCGCTCTCCGTGTGCTGGGTAGGTGCCAGTGCGGCGCCGGCCCTGTGGCTGAACGGCCTGCATCCGGCGCTGAACGGGGTCTACCAGGTCTTCGTGATCTACAGCATGGTGGCGCTCAGGGACCTGTGCCGGCACGGCATGGCCATCGATCGCGCCGGGGACCTGGAAGGCGCGCGACGGGCCGTGTCCATGCTGGTCGGTCGGGATACGTCCACCATGGACACCGCGGCCTGCCGGCGGGCGGGCATGGAAAGCCTGAGCGAGAACGCGGTGGACGGCTTCATCGCGCCTTTGTGCTGGTATGCCCTGCTGGGGTTGCCGGGCATCGTGCTCTACAAGGTGATCAGCACGATGGATTCCATGGTGGGGTACCGGACGCCCCGGTATGCGCGCTTCGGCTGGTGCGGGGCGCGGCTGGACGACCTGTTCAATCTCCTGCCCGCCCGGCTCACCTGGCTGCTGTTGGCGGGGGTCGCGTTTCTACTGCCCGGGTATTCGGGCCGCAAGGCGCTGTCGGTAGGCTGGCGGCAGCATGCCCTCGTTCCGGGTCCGAACTCCGGCTGGAGCGAAGCGGCGGCGGCAGGCGCCGTACGGCGGCGATTGGTCGGACCGGTCCGGCAGGACGGGAAGCTGGTTACGGAGATCTGGATCGGCGACGAAAGCGATCCGGAAGGCGGCCAGGCCGGCGACCTGCGCCGCATGTGCGTCCTGGTCGTGGTTACGTGCCTGGTAGCGGTGATTCTTGCGGCGCTGCTCGTAGTCACGTTCGCTGATTTCCGTTAGTACCGTTCAGGCAACCTGGGTAAAGCCGTCACCTGACCACCCCGTAGAAGCGCGCCAGGAACCTGGGCGGGACGAAAAAGGTATAGAGCAGACGCAGCATCCAGGTCAGCAGCAGCGTACGCACCGGCCCGCGGCGTTCCCAGCGCCGCGCGGAGGTCAGCACGGCTTCGTCGATCCAGTCCAGTCCGCCGGCCTTCTTCAGCCGGTCGGCGAACCGGGCGTCCTCGAAGACCGGAATCCCGGGAAATCCCCCCACCGCCTCGAAGGCCTCCCGCGTGGTATAGATCGCCTGGTCTCCGTAGGTAATGCCCAGGAAGCGCGAACGGAAATTGGTGCCCCGCACGATCCACCGGTATATCCGCTTTGCATGGGCGATGTCGAAACGGAATCGTCCTCCGGCCTTGCCGCGCTCGCAGATCGATTCGGCTACGAGCTCCCGCCATCGATCCGGAAGCCGCGTATCGGCGTGTAGAAACAGCAGCACGTCCCCGGACGAGGCCGCGGCGCCCGCGTTCATCTGGATCGCCCGGCCCCGCAGGCTGGATTCGATGAGTCTCGCCCCCGGCCGCGACCGGACGATCTCCGGCGTGCCATCGTCACTTCCGCCGTCCACGACGATGATTTCCAGGCTGGTCGGACCCGGCGGACCGGGCGACGTGGCCGGCCCGGCCGGCTCGTCCGGACGCGCCGAACCGCCGTCGAACTGTCCCAGGCATTCCTCGATCGTCGATGCCTCGTTGAGTGTGGGGATGATGACGCTGATCCGGGGGTCCCCGGCGCGATACTCATTTCCGTGCCCGGGCGTGCCATGGTCGAGCAGAGATGCCGGGGTCGACGAGGCCGGCTTATCCGAGGGTACGTTCCAATGACCAGATAAAGGCTTCATTTTCTTCCCTCGAACCCGTCGAAACGCGGATGTGGTTCGGTGAGGCCCACTGGCCGGCGCCCGCGCGGACCATGACCCGCCTGGACCACAGCTGGCGGACGATGCGCTGCGTCTCCCGGCCGAAGTCGGCCCAGAGAAAACACGCGTGGCTGGGTATGACCCGGGCGCCGAGCCGCTCCAGCTCGGCGGTCAGGTAGTCGTTTCCGTCCCATACGGCCTGCCGGGACCGCCGGACGTGCTCCTCGTCGCCCAGGGCCGCGGCGGCCGCGTGGACGGACAGGACGTTCCGGCCCAGGAGGCCCATGGAGAAAGGCGCCAGGCGGTAGATCACGTCCCGGTTGGCGACGGCGTAGCCCACCCGGATGCCCCCGAGACC encodes:
- the cobD gene encoding cobalamin biosynthesis protein CobD, with translation MELTVLAPDPLLLLCAVVLDGILGDPVYRWHPVRLMGHTLTGIERMLRRIGLDGYAGGCLLFLALSVCWVGASAAPALWLNGLHPALNGVYQVFVIYSMVALRDLCRHGMAIDRAGDLEGARRAVSMLVGRDTSTMDTAACRRAGMESLSENAVDGFIAPLCWYALLGLPGIVLYKVISTMDSMVGYRTPRYARFGWCGARLDDLFNLLPARLTWLLLAGVAFLLPGYSGRKALSVGWRQHALVPGPNSGWSEAAAAGAVRRRLVGPVRQDGKLVTEIWIGDESDPEGGQAGDLRRMCVLVVVTCLVAVILAALLVVTFADFR
- a CDS encoding glycosyltransferase, which encodes MKPLSGHWNVPSDKPASSTPASLLDHGTPGHGNEYRAGDPRISVIIPTLNEASTIEECLGQFDGGSARPDEPAGPATSPGPPGPTSLEIIVVDGGSDDGTPEIVRSRPGARLIESSLRGRAIQMNAGAAASSGDVLLFLHADTRLPDRWRELVAESICERGKAGGRFRFDIAHAKRIYRWIVRGTNFRSRFLGITYGDQAIYTTREAFEAVGGFPGIPVFEDARFADRLKKAGGLDWIDEAVLTSARRWERRGPVRTLLLTWMLRLLYTFFVPPRFLARFYGVVR